CAATTTTAAATTTTATTCTCCACAATATGTTTAAATAAAGTTTTGGTGTTCTATGAATAACACGCCCTTGCATTGGGCAGTGATAAATAATGATCTTGCTGAGGCAAGCCGTCTGAAAGAAAGCTTGGGCGATATTGATTTCGTAAATGACGCGGGATTTACTTCGTTGGATTTAGCGTTTCTTCTGGGTAGAGGAGAATGTATTCGACTCTTGTGTCCGAAATTCAAGCCTCAGATCAAAATGCTATTAAAAACAGACAAGATTGTCTCCCATCTAACAGCAGGAGAACTTCTGGAAAAGACAGGAGTTGCCTACTCCCCTACCCTGCATTTTTCAAGTTTTGAAGATTTAGAGCGTATTTTACATCTATTTCCACGCATTCTGGATGATTCTGTGCATGCGCTAGGTAAGGATAAGCAAAAGGAAATTTTTTCCTGTGAGATTGCTAACGTCACAGTAGTATGGGTAAATAATGCTTTAGGTTATGGGGTTGTAACCAATAGGAATCTAAAGAAAGGCGATTTTATCGGTGAATATACGGGCTGGGTGCGTCCTGTGAGCCGAATTATGCCCTGGGTGAACGGCTATTGCCTGCAATACCCGACGCGTTGGGGAGCAGGTAGATATGTCATTGATGCGAAGGTCTATGGCAATATAACCCGCTACATTAATCACAAAGACTTGCCCAATTTGGAAGGGCGATGGGCATTAGATAGGGGTTTAATGCATTTGCTGTTGTTTGCAGCTGACGATATTCCACGAGGGGCACAGCTCACCCTGGATTATGGTAATGACTATTGGGAGAACCGCGTTAAGTACTAGGAGTGCCCATAAGCCTCAAAGCCTCAAAGCCTCAACCAAGAAGTTGTCTTTAGGGATGTTTG
This sequence is a window from Parachlamydiales bacterium. Protein-coding genes within it:
- a CDS encoding SET domain-containing protein-lysine N-methyltransferase; translation: MNNTPLHWAVINNDLAEASRLKESLGDIDFVNDAGFTSLDLAFLLGRGECIRLLCPKFKPQIKMLLKTDKIVSHLTAGELLEKTGVAYSPTLHFSSFEDLERILHLFPRILDDSVHALGKDKQKEIFSCEIANVTVVWVNNALGYGVVTNRNLKKGDFIGEYTGWVRPVSRIMPWVNGYCLQYPTRWGAGRYVIDAKVYGNITRYINHKDLPNLEGRWALDRGLMHLLLFAADDIPRGAQLTLDYGNDYWENRVKY